The genomic stretch GTCACCGGCAGTTGCATCAGGGCCGCGAGGCGGACCGCGGGTCGCATGTAGTCGGAGAACACCAGGAAGGTGCCGCCATACGGACGGGTGCCGCCGTGTAGCGCGATGCCGTTGAGGATGTTGCCCATCGCGTGCTCGCGGACGCCGAAGTGCAGCGTACGGCCGAACGGATTCCCCGGGAACGCGGTGGACTGCCGATCCTCTGGCAGGAACGACGGTTCGCCGTCCATCGTGGTGTTGTTCGAACCCGCGAGGTCGGCCGAACCGCCCCACAGTTCGGGCAGTACGGGAGCCAGCGCGCCCAGCACCTTGCCGGATGCGGCACGGGTGGCCAAGCCCTTGGGATCCGCATCGAACGTCGGGAGCGCATCGCTCCAGCCCGCCGGTAGGGAGCGGGTGCGCAGGCGCTGCAACAGTTCAGCGCGTTCCGGGTTCGCGGTGCGCCATGCGTCGAATTCGCGCTCCCACGCCTCGTGTGCGGCACGACCGCGATCAACGGCGCCACGGGCGTGCGCCAGCACGTCCTCCGGTACATCGAACGACTTTTGCGGATCCAGACCCAGCACGGTTTTCGTCGCGGCGACCTCTTCAGCGCCCAGCGCGGCGCCGTGCGAGGCGCCGGTGTTCTGCATCGTCGGTGCCGGCCACGCGATGATCGTGCGTAACTTGATGAACGAAGGGCGATCGGTGACCCGCTTGGCCTCGTTGATCGCGTCCTCGAGCGATTGCAGATTTTCCTGGTACCCGTCTGCGGTCGTCCAGTCCACGTTCAGCACGTGCCACCCCAGCGCCTCGTACCGGGCGGAGACGTCTTCGGTGAACGCGATCGACGTGTCGTCCTCGATCGAGATGTGGTTGTCGTCGTAGAGCACGACGAGGTTGCCCAACCGCTGCGTTCCGGCGATCGAGCACGCCTCGTTGGTCACGCCCTCCTGGACGTCGCCGTCGGAGGCAATCACGAAAATGTGGTGATCGAACGGGCTTTGCCCGGGCGCGGTATCGGGGTCGAGCAGACCGCGCTCGCGACGCGCCGCCATCGCCATTCCCACCGATGCGGCGAGCCCGGATCCGAGCGGCCCGGTGGTGATCTCCACACCGCTGGTGTGCCCATGTTCGGGGTGGCCAGGCGTGAGTGAACCCCAGGTGCGCAGAGCCTCAAGGTCGGCCAGTTCAAGGCCGAATCCCGCGAGGTAGAGCTGCACGTAGAGCGTGAGGCTGGAGTGACCGGCCGAGAGCACGAACCTGTCACGCCCCATCCAGTCGGGATCGCTGGGGTCGTGTCGCATCGCGCGCTGGAACAGGTAGTAAGCGGCGGGCGCGAGGCTCATCGCGGTGCCAGGGTGCCCGTTGCCGACCTTCTGGACCGCGTCCATCGCGAGGGCACGGGCGGTATCAATGGCCCGCCGGTCGAGGTCGGACCAGCCCTCCGGCAAGACCATGGGCGGGACGCTGCGGTCGGTCACAGCTGGGCTCCTTTGTTCATCTCTGGTCAGCGGGCGCAGATTTCCGCGGCGCCGCTCCCAGCCTAGTCCGGCGACGTGGGCGTTCCCGAACCGATCGGCTTCGGTTCGGTGAATCGAACGCGATTCGCCTCACAGGAATGTGCTCCGCGTGAGGGGTCACACTGTGCCGGTCGGTGCTGTTGGCGAGTGGTACGGGCTAGACTTGCACGCTGGCGCGCTATTTTTCTTGTTGCGCGCGATCTACGAACCTCTAGTAGAAGAGCGAACCCCCGTGCAACTCATCGTCTCGGCCAGGCAGCGCCCTTGTGCGCTCGCATGCGAGGCGACCGCATGAGCACGAAGACGATCGGTGCAGCGCCCCAATCCGAACCGCGTGGGAGCGCTCTGGATGTAGTGCGGGCATACGTTGCGCTGACGAAACCACGCATCATCGAGCAGCTGTTGATTACGACGGTGCCCGCGATGATGTTGGCCGCCGGGGGAGTGGGCAGTGTCTGGCTGATCGTGCAAACGTTGGTCGGCGGCATGTTGTCGGCCGGTTCGGCCAACTCGTTGAACTGTTACGTCGATCGCGATATCGATTCGGTGATGCACCGAACTCGCCGCCGACCGCTGGTGCGGCACGTGGTGGCGCCACGCAATGCGTTGGTGTTCGGTGTCGTGCTGGGTGTGCTCTCAACGGCAGTCTTCTGGTACTACACGACGCCGATGGCCACCGTGCTCAACGTGGTGGCGATCCTGCTGTACGTGGTCCTGTACACCATGATTCTCAAGCGGCGTACGTCGCAGAACATCGTGTGGGGCGGTGCGGCGGGCTGTATGCCGGTGTTGATCGGCTGGGCCGCGGTGACTGGAGATATCGCGTTAGCTCCGGTCATGATGTTCTTGGTGATCTTCTTCTGGACGCCGCCACACTTCTGGGCGTTGGCGATCAAGTACAAGGACGATTACGCGGCCGCGGGTGTACCGATGCTCCCGGTTGTTGCGAAGCCCCAGACCGTTACGGCGCAGATGCTGGGGCACGCGATCGCGATGGTGGCGTGTTCGGTGCTGCTGTGGCCGATCGCTACCGGGCCGGTGTACGGCGTGACAGTCACTGTGCTGGGCGCGTGGTTCTTGCTGGAAACCATCAAACTGCACGTGCAGACTGTCCGCGGTGCGCAGATCCGTCCTATGCGGGTGTTCCACATGTCGAACACCTACCTGACCTTGGTCTTCGTGCTGATCGCCGTCGACGCCGTTCTATAGACGGATCTGCACCTTTCACTCGTGGCGCATCCGTCACGTGTCGGCCACGTGCCATTCACCGTGTGCATAGCGTAAAGGAGCATCATCGTCGCCACGGCAATTGACGTGAGGGGGCAGTGTGGTGCGCGGCGAGGCGACGTCCCAACACATTTCGGCGATCCGCGATGCCCTCGCAGCGTTGTCGGCAGCGCCGATGCGGTTACCGAGCGTGCCATCCGCGCCATCGTTGGTCAGTAGACACGAGGAGGCCGTCCTCGCGGCCCGCCGACGGGTGGAGCTACTGCTGGAGCGGCTCGCGGCGATCGAGTCTCGCACCGGCGTACGTCGCCGCTAGCGGGTCTCGACACGGCGTGCCCGTCGTGCAGGCCGAACGCTATTCTGGTGCTATGACCGACGCAACCGCCGCCGACGAATCGGCCATCGTCCCCGCTCACGAGTCCGAGGAAGCTTCGACGGCCGCAAAGCGGCTCGGTCGGTTTGCATCGGCGCACGGCGGTGCGAAGTTCGTCTACGTCGAGCACATTTCGGCCTTCCGCAGTCGCATCGTCGTCGTTGCCGAGGACGGGCGCTATGGCGATCAGGTCGTTGGTTCGCACGAGACTGCGATGACGGCATGTGCGAGCGCGGGTTTTGACGTTCTCGAGGGCGAATGGGATCGCGACGCCGTGGGTGCGGTGCGCACCACCGGTTACGAGTGGGGCTTGATGGGCCGCGGGCGCACCGCCGGCAAGTAAGGCGCTGCAGTCGGCGAGCAAACAGATCGCGGATTCCACGTGAACTCCTGGCCGAACCGTCTCTGAGTGGCAGGTCAGCGCCTAGCCTGTTCAGTACAGCCCCTGTCACGGGGTTCGGGACGCTAGGAGAGCGACGTGAGCGCGTACACCCGGGTCCGACCGACGGCGAGCCGCAGTTCGTGGTGCGACGCTTCGGATGCTGTAGGCGATACCGAGGCTGCCGCGCACGGTTGGGAGCGGTTGGCCGATCTGCTCGACGTGCTGGTCGATGAGTACGAGCACCACCTCGGTACGGACGCCGACGCGATCGCCGCGCAGGCGGCATTAACCGACGTGCTGGACGGCTTCGATGTCGTCTCGGCGTCCGCCAGGCGCAACGCAGAGGTGCTCGATGATCTCGCGGTCGATCTGACCCTCGCGCACGCGCGGATGGCCGCTATCGGGCGCGAATCAGAAAACCTGAACGAACCGACTGCGTCGCGGCACTCGATGGCGCGGGCGGATCGTGAAGTGCAGCATCCGCTCGACGGCAGTATCGGTGAAGCGCGCGACCGTCTGAGGATCGCCGGCTAGAGCGACTCCGCCGGCTGCGCCATCTCGGAGCGCTCGGCCTGTCGAGCGCCGCCGAGGCGGACGTACCGAATTTCTTCGGCGACATAGGTAACGCAGGCCATCAGCACTGCCGCGAGCAAAAGATGTATGGCTACAAGTGCTTCAGGCAGGTTCGTGAAGTACTGGACATAGCCCACGACACCTTGAGCTAGTTCGACACCCACCATTGCCCAGGCGGCGCGTCGCAGCCTGTCGGCTCGCACGATGTAGCTGATGACCAGCACCGTGATGCTGATGCCGATCAGCAGGAAGACGGCGTCGGCGTGCAACTGAGATACGAATGCCGGGTCGAATCCGGTACGGCCGGCTTCGGGATCACCGGAATGCGGACCGGAGCCAGTGACGACGGTGCCGGCGGCGAGCGTGAGGTACGTGCTACCCAGCAGGATTCGGGCCAGCCAATGCATCGGTTTACTGGCGTACTCCGGCACCACTCGGTCGAGATTGCGGGCGCGGTTGTACAGCACGCCGCACCAGTAGATGATCACCATCGTCGCCATCAAGTGCGCCATCACCGTGTACGGGTTGAGGCCGGTGAGCACGGTGATTCCGCCGATCACGGCTTGCGCCGGAATGCCGAGCCCGATCAGGAATGCCAGGCGAGACATGTCCTTGCGGCGGGGCTCCAGGCGACGGATCACCAGCCATGCTGTGAGCGCAATCAGTGCCAGGACGAAGAAGAGAGTGCGATTGAGGAATTCGATGTAGGTATGTACCGGTGCTGCGGCGTGCGGCACGATGTTGCCGTCGTTGCAGGTTGGCCACTGTGCGCACCCGAGTCCGCTGCCGGTCAGTCGTACGACGCCGCCGGTGATGACGAGGACGATGTTTGCGGTCAGGTTGGCCAGAGCCAGCCGACGCACATTGGTCGCGGAGGCAGCGGGAAGAGGAATGCGCACGCCCCTAGAGTATGCGGCCTGTGAAGTGGAATCTTGTGTCGCGCGCCACGCCAGGCCTACCATTACCTCCACCGTCCCCGACCTGGGAGCGCACCATGAAGATCAGCGAGATACTCAGCACAAAGGGCGCCGAGGTTGTCACGATGGCGCCGGATGCGACTATTCGGGACCTCGTCGACGTGATGGCCCAGCACAACATCGGAGCGGTCATCGTCAGTGCCGACGGCGAGGTAATCGAAGGCATCGTTTCTGAACGCGACGTCGTGCGCCACTTGAGCGACATTCCGTCGCTCGAGGGCACGCCGGTGCGCGCCATCATGACCGCGGTCGTACAGACCACCACGCTCGGAAATTCGGTCGATGGGCTGCGGCGGCAAATGACTGATGCGCGCGTGAGGCACGTCCCGGTGATCGAGGACGGCCGTATGGTCGGCATCGTGAGCATTGGTGACGTCGTGAAGTCGTCGATCGACGAACTTGAGTTCGAACGCGATCAACTCTCGAAGTACGTCAGTCAGTAGTTGACGTCGGCATCGGCGCACCCGGCTCTCGCTTAGGTAAGGCGAGCCTCGCTATTAGTTAGGCATGCCTGTGTCGGTGAGGTCACGAAGTCGATGGAATCGCGACACCCCACTAATTAGGTAACATGGGTGTTGTGAAAATCGCTCCAGCCGCTACCGAAGCCGTCGCCGTTCCGGCGTCCGGCGATGGTGGCACGCGCGAGCGCATCATCGGGCTGCTGCTGAATCACGGCTCGCAGACCGTCTCCGAACTCGCGGCGGCGCTGCAACTGACAGCGGCCGGCGTACGGCGACATCTGGACGTGATGCTCAACGATGGCCTGGTCGCCGAAACGTCGATCGAGGCCGGTCGGCGCGGGCGTCCAGCACGGCGCTACGCGCTCACCGACGCGGCGAGAGACGACCTACCGCACACCTATGACGATCTCGCCGTATCGGCGTTACGACACATCGCGGCGGTCGCTGGTCGTCAGTCCGTTCGTGCGTTCGCGGACGAACAGGTCGTGGGTCTGGAACAACGGTGTCGTACCGCGATGGACGGAGCTGGCGACGATCCGCTCGCTCGTGCGGAGGCACTTGCGCGCGCCTTATCGGCAGAGGGCTACGCTGCGTCGGCGGAATCGCTGGCTTCTGGGGGGCAATTGTGCCAACGACATTGCCCCGTGGCGCACGTCGCCTCCGAGTTCCCCGAACTGTGTGAGGCCGAGACTGAGGTCATCGCGCGTTTGGTCGGCAGTCACGTGCAACGGCTAGCCACCATCGCGCGCGGCGACGGGGTCTGCACCACACACGTACCAGGTACCGGGCCGCTCACGCTTAGCGCGCGTGAGCGATCCTCGACCACCTAAACAGCACAACAAACTATCCACACGTAATTCTCGAGCATTCGATAGCGAAGGAACACGAGGTTCTCTGATGACCACCACCGAAGGCGTGCAGATCACTCAGGATGAGCACATTGAGGCCCTGAGTCGGTACAACTACGGCTGGCACGATTCCGATGACGCGGGCGCGATCGCGAAGCGTGGACTGTCCGAGCAGGTAGTTCGCGAGATTTCCGCGTTGAAGAATGAGCCCGAGTGGATGCTGAATACGCGGCTCAAGGCGCTGTCCTTGTTCGACAAAAAGCCGATGCCACAGTGGGGCGCCGACCTGTCCGGAATCGACTTCGACAACATCAAGTACTTCGTCCGCTCGACCGAGAAGCAGGCGGCGAGCTGGGACGACCTGCCCGAGGACATCAAGAACACCTACGACAAGCTCGGCATCCCGGAGGCGGAAAAGCAGCGCCTCGTTGCCGGTGTCGCGGCGCAGTACGAGTCGGAGGTCGTCTACCACCAGATCCGTGAGGACCTGGAGGAGCAGGGCGTCATCTTCGTTGACACCGACACCGGACTGCGCGATTACCCAGAACTGTTCCAGGAGTACTTCGGCTCGGTCATCCCCGCCGGGGATAACAAGTTCTCCGCGCTGAACACGGCCGTATGGTCCGGTGGCTCGTTCATCTATGTGCCGAAGGGCGTACACGTCGAGATTCCGCTGCAGGCCTACTTCCGGATCAACACCGAGAACATGGGGCAGTTCGAGCGGACCTTGATCATCGTCGATGAGGACGCCTACGTGCATTACGTCGAAGGATGCACCGCGCCGATCTACTCGTCGGACTCGCTGCACTCTGCGGTCGTGGAGATCGTCGTGAAGAAGGGCGCACGCTGCCGCTACACGACTATCCAGAACTGGTCGAACAACGTGTACAACCTCGTCACCAAGCGTGCCAACGCGCACGAGGGGGCGACCATGGAATGGATCGACGGCAATATCGGCTCCAAGGTCACCATGAAGTACCCGGCCGTGTTCATGCTCGGCGAGCACGCGCGCGGTGAGGTGTTGTCGGTGGCGTTCGCCGGTGAAGGGCAGCACCAGGACGCCGGTTCGAAGATGGTGCACCTCGCGCCGCACACCTCGTCCTCGATCATCTCGAAGTCGGTCGCGCGTGGTGGCGGTCGTGCGTCGTACCGCGGATTGGTCCGGGTCAACGCTCGCGCGGCCGGTTCGTCGTCGGTCGTGAAGTGTGATGCGTTGCTGGTCGATCAGATCAGCCGTTCGGACACCTATCCGTACGTCGATATTCGAAACGACGACGTGTCGATGGGTCACGAGGCGACGGTGACGAAGGTCAGCGAAGACCAGCTGTTCTACCTCATGTCGCGTGGCATGGAGGAGGACGAAGCGATGGCGATGATCGTGCGTGGGTTCGTCGAGCCGATCGCGAAGGAACTGCCGATGGAATACGCGCTCGAGCTGAACCGCCTCATCGAACTGCAGATGGAAGGCGCGGTGGGCTAACTGCCCGCGTGGCGCGGAGGGTTGCCGCGCCGCACAGCAGTAGTTACCAGCGGCCACCACACGAGAGAAGAAGAGAATGACTGCTACCGATATCCCTGCCGTGGCGCAGGCGATCGAGACGACCGACAAGGTCCTGTCCCACCTGCACCCCGAAGGCTCCACCGACGTCGCCGATCACGCGATTCCGTCAGGGCACGAGGAGATCTGGCGATTCACCCCGATGCGCCGGATGCGCGATCTGCACAAAGATGCGGCGTTCGGCGGACAGATCGAGGTGTCGATCGAAAAGCCTGCCGAGGTTGCTGCGGAGGTCTCTGCGGCGGCTACTGACCAGCAAGGTGTCACCGGGTTCCTGCCGACAGATCGAGTGACCGCGCGCGCGTGGCATGCCGCCGACGAGGTACGCACCATCACCGTGCCCAGCGACGTCGTCCTGGATGAGCCAGTAGTCGTGCGGCACACCGGCAGCGATGCCGGTGCCGCGGTCGCGGCGCACACCGTCGTGGTCGCCGGCAAGTTCAGCAAATCGACGATCGTGTTCGACTTTCAGGGCTCGAGCACCTTGGCCGACACCGTCGAGTTCCTGGTTGAGGACGGCTCACAACTAACCGTCGTCGTTGTCGACGATTGGGCGGACGACGGTTTCCACCACTCTGCGCAGCACGCGCGGATCGGTCGTGACGCCCAGTTCAAGCACATCGCGGTGACCTTCGGCGGGGATCTCGTCCGCGCGAACACGTCCGTGTCGTACGCCGGACCAGGTGGCCAGGCAGAACTGCTGGGCATCTATTTCGCCGATGCCGGGCAGCACATCGAACACCGTCTGTTCGTCGATCACGACGCGCCAAAGACCAAGAGCAACGTCGACTACAAGGGCGCACTACAGGGTAAGGACGCGCACACCGTGTGGATCGGTGACGTTCTGATCCGCAAGGTCGCCGAAGGTATCGAGACCTACGAGGCAAACCGCAACCTGGTGCTCACCGAGGGATGCCGCGCCGATTCGGTACCGAACCTGGAGATCGAGACCGGTGAGATCGAGGGCGCCGGGCACGCCTCGACCACTGGCCGGTTTGACGACGAGCAGTTGTTCTACCTGCAGTCGCGCGGTATTCCGGCCGAGGAGGCCCGCCGACTCGTCGTACGCGGATTCTTCGCCGACATCATTCGGAAAATCGGCATCCCGTCGATCGAGGAGAAGCTCATCGAGGCCGTCGAGGTCGAGCTCGCCCGATCGAACGCCTAAGACATTCCAGCCATACATCGAAATTTTCAGGAGAACAGCAACCGTGGCAACGCTTGAGATCCGCGATCTGCACGTCAGTGTCAACACCGAAACCGGTGCCAAGCCCATTCTTAAGGGCGTCAATCTCACGATTAAGCAGGGCGAAACGCACGCCATCATGGGCCCGAACGGCTCGGGCAAGTCGACGCTGGCCTACAGCGTCGCGGGCCACCCGAAGTACACGATCACCTCAGGTGAAGTGCTGCTGGACGGAGAGGACGTCCTGGGCATGACGGTCGATGAGCGTGCCCGGGCAGGCATGTTCCTGGCGATGCAGTACCCGGTCGAGGTGCCAGGCGTGTCGGTGGCCAACTTCCTGCGCACCGCAGCCACCGCCGTACGCGGTGAGGCGCCGAAGCTGCGCACCTGGGTCAAGGAAGTCAAGGAAGCGATGACTGACCTCAAGATGGACCCCGAGTTCAGCGAGCGGTCGGTGAATGAAGGCTTCTCCGGCGGTGAGAAGAAGCGTCACGAGATTCTGCAGATGGAACTGCTGAAGCCGAAGGTCGCGATCCTCGACGAGACGGACTCGGGTCTGGATATCGACGCGCTGCGTGTCGTGTCCGAGGGAGTCAATCGGGTACACGCAGCCGGTGACACGGCGACCGTGCTGATCACGCACTACACGCGAATCCTGCGCTACGTGAAGCCGGACTACGTGCACGTGTTTGCCGGCGGCAAGGTCGTCGAGTCCGGTGGTCCGGAACTGGCTGAAGAGCTTGAGGCCAACGGTTACGAGCGTTTCGTGAACGTGGGCGCCGAGGCGTGAACACACCGGCGTCGTACGACGTGACGGAGGTCCGTAAGGATTTTCCGATCTTCTCGCGCGTCTTCGACGACGGCGTGCCGCTGGTATATCTGGATTCGGCGAACACCTCGCAGAAGCCGCAGTCGGTGATCGATGTGATGAGTGATCATTTCGCTCATCACAACGCCAATGTGGCGCGCGCCATGCATCGCCTCGGTGCGGAGTCCACCGAGGCGATGGAAGGCGCGCGGGCGCGGCTCGCTCAGTTCATCGGTGCGGCGCGGCCCGAGGAAATCGTGTTCACCAAGAACGCGTCCGAGGCGCTGAACCTGCTCGCTCGCACGATGGGCGATGTGCGAGGCGATCTCGAACTACGCGCCGGCGATGAGATCGTGATTTCCGAGATGGAACATCACTCGAATATCGTGCCCTGGCAATTGCTGGCCGAACGTACCGGTGCGGTGTTGCGGTGGTTCGAGATCACCGACGAGGGTCGTCTTGACCTCAGCGGTATCGACGAGTTGATCAATGAGCGCACCAAGATCGTGTCGATCACTCACGTGTCCAACATGTTGGGCACGATCAACCCGATCCGCGCGATCGCTGACAAGGCGCACTCCGTCGGTGCGCTGATGTTCGTTGACGCGTCGCAGGCCGTACCGCAAATGCCGTACGACGTGGCCTCGCTCGGCGCGGATGCTGTCGCGTTCACTGGTCACAAGATGCTGGGACCGACCGGTATCGGCGTGCTCTGGGCCCGGTACGACCTGCTCGATCAGCTCCCGCCGTTCCTCGGCGGCGGCGAAATGATCGAAATCGTGAAGATGAGCGGATCGACGTACGCACCTCCGCCGGCACGATTCGAAGCGGGGACTCCGCCGATCGTGCAGATCATTGGGCTCGGTGCTGCGGTGGACTACCTCGAGAATCTGGGGATGAACGCGGTTGCTGAGCACGAGCGTGAGTTGACGGCGTACACGCTTGATGCGCTGCAGACGGTGAAGGGCGTGCGCATTCTGGGCCCGACCACGACTGAAGATCGTGGGGGAGCGGTGAGTTTCGAACTCGCCGAGGTGCACCCGCACGACGTCGGGCAGATCCTCGATTCACACGGGGTCGCTATCCGTGGTGGGCATCACTGCGCGCGACCGGTGCACGAACGATACGGTGTGGCCGCGTCGAATCGCGTGTCGCCCTATCTTTATTCGACGACCGCGGAAATAGATGTGCTCATCGAGGGGTTAGAGAAGGTCAAGGCCTTCTTCCGCGTGAGCTACTAGGAGCATTTGGTGCAGGTTGAGTCGATGTACCAGGAAATCATCCTGGATCACTACAAGAACCCGCAGGGCAAAGGGCTGCGCGAGCCTTTTGGCGGCGAGGCTCATCACGTCAACCCGTCGTGTGGCGACGAGGTGACGTTGCGTGTGCAGCTATCGGATGACGGCACTGTCGTCGATGATGTGTCGTACGACGGGGTCGGCTGCTCCATCAGCCAAGCGTCGGTGTCGGTACTGCACGAACTCGTCACCGGCCGCTCCGTCGACGATGCGTTTGAGAAGATGTCGGCATTTACCGAACTCATGCAGAGCAAGGGAGCGGCCGAACCGGACGAGGATGTGCTGGAGGACGGCGTGGCGTTCGTCGGCGTCGCGAAGTTCCCATCCAGAATCAAATGTGCGTTGCTGGGTTGGATGGCTTTCAAAGACGCCGCAGCGCGCGCGGGTGCTGCCGTACCAGAGGGGAAGTAAGACATGTCCGAGGATACGAAAACAGCGAAGCTCGACGATCTGGAAGAGGCACTGCGCGACGTAGTTGATCCTGAGCTCGGGATCAACGTGGTCGACCTCGGCCTGGTCTACGGCATGGACATCGACGACAGTGACGTCGCGACGGTCGATATGACCCTGACGTCCGCTGCCTGTCCGCTGACTGACGTGATCGAAGAGCAGGTCAACCAGGCCGTCACCGGCGGTCCCGGCCCTGGGTTGTGTGCTGACGTCAAGATCAACTGGGTCTGGATGCCGCCGTGGTCGATGGACAAGATCACTGACGATGGTCGCGAGCAATTACGCGCACTCGGTTTCAACATCTAACCCGAGGTGGCGTTCCGTTCGTCCGACAGGTCATTCCTTCGGCTGCCCGAGAAGATCCTGTCGCCCGTTCGCTCGCTCGCGGTTCGCATCGGAATCGCGCTGCTGTTGGTGGCTATCGTGGTCTTCGCGGTATACATCGATCGAGATGGATATCGAGACGTCGATGATGCGGGCGTGGACCTGCTGGATGCGGTGTATTACACGACAGTGACGATGACGACCACCGGATACGGCGACATCACGCCGGTGTCGGACTCCGCGCGCATGGTGAATATCGTGCTGATTACCCCGCTGCGCGTCATGTTCCTGATCCTGCTGGTCGGGACCACGTTGGAAGTGTTGGCTAGTCAGGGACGCGAGCGTGTTCGTCTGGCTCGCTGGAGGAAGCACATGCACAAGCACGTCGTCGTGGTCGGATACGGCACGAAAGGCCGCTCCGCCGTCTCCACCTTGCTGAGCACCGGCAAGGATGCCGATCACATCTTGGTGATTGATCCTTCCGATCAAGCGACCCGTCAGGCGCAGGCCGATGGTGTCGCATCGATCGTCGGTGATGGCTCGCGGCGCGAAGTACTCGAGCGTGCGCACGTAGCGGACGCCGAGAAAATCATCATCACCGCCAACCGCGACGACACCGCTGTGCTGGTCACGTTGACCGCACGCCAACTCAATGCGGACGCGCACATCATTGCGGCTGTACGCGAGCAGAGCAACGTTCACCTGTTGCGGCAGAGCGGCGCGGACAATGTGGTGACATCCTCGGATTCGATCGGCCGGATGTTGGCCATCGCGTCGATAAATCCCGGCCTGGCGGATGTTCTCGATGACTTGCTCAGCCCCGGCGAAGGCCTCGAAGTTACCGGCCGCCCGGTGCATCCGGACGAGGTAGGACGTTCGCCGAAGTGGTGTTCGGATCAGGTGATGGCCGTCCTACGTGGCGGTCAGCGATACCGGTTCTACGACGATGAGGTCGCCTCGTTGCTGCCGAACGACACGCTCATCGTCGTCCGCGACGGTTCACGGCACCGGCCCCCGCCCGAATAGCGGGCGGCCAGAGCCAATGACGGCTCGGTGATCGCCGAGCCGCTGTCTCAGAATGCGCTCAACACAAGGCCCGGTGGCAACATGACGAGCACTATCGCGGCGATGATCATCGCCGCGGCGAAGTAACCCTGCGCTTGACGAGTCCGTAGCAATTGCGTGCGACGTACCCGCCACAGCAACGCCGCGGCAACAGCGGCGCCGGCGAGGAGCGTGATCAGCGTGACGGCCAGGTTGGCGTCATACGCGATATGCAGCGAGAGAAACACCGCGACCCCGATCAGCAGTCCGAATCCGGCCGATCGCGGTGCGAGCCATCGATTGATCAGCATGCCACCTCCCTAAGCTCCGTGCGGCACTTTACACTCGGTGCGAT from Cumulibacter soli encodes the following:
- the sufD gene encoding Fe-S cluster assembly protein SufD is translated as MTATDIPAVAQAIETTDKVLSHLHPEGSTDVADHAIPSGHEEIWRFTPMRRMRDLHKDAAFGGQIEVSIEKPAEVAAEVSAAATDQQGVTGFLPTDRVTARAWHAADEVRTITVPSDVVLDEPVVVRHTGSDAGAAVAAHTVVVAGKFSKSTIVFDFQGSSTLADTVEFLVEDGSQLTVVVVDDWADDGFHHSAQHARIGRDAQFKHIAVTFGGDLVRANTSVSYAGPGGQAELLGIYFADAGQHIEHRLFVDHDAPKTKSNVDYKGALQGKDAHTVWIGDVLIRKVAEGIETYEANRNLVLTEGCRADSVPNLEIETGEIEGAGHASTTGRFDDEQLFYLQSRGIPAEEARRLVVRGFFADIIRKIGIPSIEEKLIEAVEVELARSNA
- the sufC gene encoding Fe-S cluster assembly ATPase SufC; translation: MATLEIRDLHVSVNTETGAKPILKGVNLTIKQGETHAIMGPNGSGKSTLAYSVAGHPKYTITSGEVLLDGEDVLGMTVDERARAGMFLAMQYPVEVPGVSVANFLRTAATAVRGEAPKLRTWVKEVKEAMTDLKMDPEFSERSVNEGFSGGEKKRHEILQMELLKPKVAILDETDSGLDIDALRVVSEGVNRVHAAGDTATVLITHYTRILRYVKPDYVHVFAGGKVVESGGPELAEELEANGYERFVNVGAEA
- a CDS encoding aminotransferase class V-fold PLP-dependent enzyme, coding for MNTPASYDVTEVRKDFPIFSRVFDDGVPLVYLDSANTSQKPQSVIDVMSDHFAHHNANVARAMHRLGAESTEAMEGARARLAQFIGAARPEEIVFTKNASEALNLLARTMGDVRGDLELRAGDEIVISEMEHHSNIVPWQLLAERTGAVLRWFEITDEGRLDLSGIDELINERTKIVSITHVSNMLGTINPIRAIADKAHSVGALMFVDASQAVPQMPYDVASLGADAVAFTGHKMLGPTGIGVLWARYDLLDQLPPFLGGGEMIEIVKMSGSTYAPPPARFEAGTPPIVQIIGLGAAVDYLENLGMNAVAEHERELTAYTLDALQTVKGVRILGPTTTEDRGGAVSFELAEVHPHDVGQILDSHGVAIRGGHHCARPVHERYGVAASNRVSPYLYSTTAEIDVLIEGLEKVKAFFRVSY
- the sufU gene encoding Fe-S cluster assembly sulfur transfer protein SufU; amino-acid sequence: MQVESMYQEIILDHYKNPQGKGLREPFGGEAHHVNPSCGDEVTLRVQLSDDGTVVDDVSYDGVGCSISQASVSVLHELVTGRSVDDAFEKMSAFTELMQSKGAAEPDEDVLEDGVAFVGVAKFPSRIKCALLGWMAFKDAAARAGAAVPEGK
- a CDS encoding metal-sulfur cluster assembly factor, which gives rise to MSEDTKTAKLDDLEEALRDVVDPELGINVVDLGLVYGMDIDDSDVATVDMTLTSAACPLTDVIEEQVNQAVTGGPGPGLCADVKINWVWMPPWSMDKITDDGREQLRALGFNI
- a CDS encoding potassium channel family protein, coding for MAFRSSDRSFLRLPEKILSPVRSLAVRIGIALLLVAIVVFAVYIDRDGYRDVDDAGVDLLDAVYYTTVTMTTTGYGDITPVSDSARMVNIVLITPLRVMFLILLVGTTLEVLASQGRERVRLARWRKHMHKHVVVVGYGTKGRSAVSTLLSTGKDADHILVIDPSDQATRQAQADGVASIVGDGSRREVLERAHVADAEKIIITANRDDTAVLVTLTARQLNADAHIIAAVREQSNVHLLRQSGADNVVTSSDSIGRMLAIASINPGLADVLDDLLSPGEGLEVTGRPVHPDEVGRSPKWCSDQVMAVLRGGQRYRFYDDEVASLLPNDTLIVVRDGSRHRPPPE